A genomic window from Pungitius pungitius chromosome 12, fPunPun2.1, whole genome shotgun sequence includes:
- the cenpx gene encoding centromere protein X: MAETDAEIGFKKETVSKLLSSFFKEDKTRISADAVLLMTEMLKIFVQEAAVRSQKQAESEDCDQVDIEHFEKILPQLLLDF, translated from the exons ATGGCGGAGACAGACGCAGAAATCGGATTCAAAAAG GAAACAGTAAGCAAACTATTGTCTAGTTTCTTCAAGGAGGACAAAACCCGAA TAAGTGCTGATGCTGTGCTGCTCATGACAGAGATGCTAAAAATATTTGTCCAAG AGGCTGCTGTGAGATCACAAAAACAAGCCGAGTCTGAAGACTGCGACCAAGTGGACATTGAGCACTTTGAAAAAATTCTGCCTCAGCTG CTGCTGGACTTCTAG